A DNA window from Flavisolibacter ginsenosidimutans contains the following coding sequences:
- a CDS encoding vitamin K epoxide reductase family protein produces the protein MEQTIPYPYKSDSKRYQFLKRLFAALLFIGLGLSSYLFYRHAVGSAGKVDVCSALFGKGCDGALNSSVGTQLGLPLAGWGIIYYCLQIALWAWPSFLGKPLKVNTAVPVLLLCSLAGIGSISLLAIMLFEHSLFCPVCVLIHFTNLLLFVCATQITGYSLPVFFTTARQELKSLFNYRSEKRAAIKSWFGIGTFLLLAFCLYTALQIISDKAAALDPQKIITQFEETPRQSVPVDNSDPVFGSSNSSIQIIVFSDFECSSCRGFSRVLYQLKKKYKGQFSVVFKHFPLGSCNPVVTKNIHPKACEAALAAEAARQQGKFWQYHDVLFFYDLSKTNVPYATLAAKLHLDSAKFEEARNGEAAKREVGRAIAEGLRLKIDGTPAVYLNGRPVNDFRLQPMEVLFDHILAQQSAPH, from the coding sequence ATGGAACAAACAATTCCTTACCCCTATAAATCCGACAGCAAAAGATACCAATTTCTTAAGCGGTTATTTGCTGCATTACTCTTTATCGGATTGGGGCTGTCCTCTTATCTTTTTTACAGACATGCGGTTGGCAGCGCAGGCAAAGTAGATGTTTGCTCAGCCCTTTTTGGAAAAGGTTGCGACGGGGCGCTGAACAGTTCTGTAGGCACCCAGTTGGGCCTGCCGCTTGCCGGCTGGGGAATTATTTATTATTGCTTGCAAATAGCCTTGTGGGCATGGCCATCATTTCTCGGCAAACCGCTTAAGGTAAACACCGCTGTTCCGGTTTTATTACTCTGCTCTTTGGCCGGCATCGGCAGCATCAGCCTCCTGGCGATTATGTTGTTTGAACATTCTCTTTTTTGTCCTGTTTGCGTTCTCATTCATTTTACCAACCTGCTTTTGTTTGTTTGTGCTACGCAAATTACCGGTTATTCACTGCCCGTATTTTTTACAACGGCAAGGCAAGAACTAAAATCGCTGTTTAACTATCGTTCTGAAAAAAGAGCCGCGATAAAAAGCTGGTTTGGCATTGGAACTTTTCTGCTTTTGGCCTTTTGCCTTTATACCGCCTTGCAAATAATTTCCGACAAAGCCGCGGCGCTGGATCCGCAAAAAATAATTACGCAGTTTGAAGAAACACCACGGCAAAGCGTTCCCGTTGATAACAGCGACCCGGTTTTTGGATCAAGTAACTCGTCCATTCAAATCATCGTCTTCAGCGATTTTGAATGTTCTTCCTGCCGCGGTTTTTCAAGAGTTCTTTACCAGCTTAAAAAGAAATACAAGGGCCAGTTTTCTGTTGTGTTCAAGCATTTTCCCTTGGGTAGCTGCAACCCCGTTGTTACAAAAAACATACACCCAAAAGCCTGCGAGGCTGCGTTGGCAGCGGAAGCGGCCCGTCAGCAGGGAAAATTCTGGCAATACCACGATGTTCTTTTTTTCTACGACTTAAGTAAAACAAACGTTCCTTACGCTACGCTTGCCGCAAAACTTCACCTTGACTCGGCAAAATTTGAAGAAGCCCGGAACGGAGAAGCTGCAAAACGCGAAGTTGGAAGGGCCATTGCCGAAGGCCTTCGGTTAAAAATAGACGGAACACCGGCTGTGTATTTGAACGGAAGGCCGGTGAATGATTTTCGCCTGCAACCGATGGAAGTTTTATTCGACCACATTTTAGCACAGCAGTCAGCTCCTCATTAA
- a CDS encoding ABC transporter ATP-binding protein encodes MNRSTFFTFRRIWLQARPFWGQIVLLFFLSLLATPIALLKPYAVKLVIDSAFGHEPLPVFIRFFFAEGYKFSFTAIIFAAAALVIITALAENLLMLVNWVLTTYTGEKLVLHFRTRLFNHLQRLSLAYHDTAGTSDSLYRLQWDTTGIRTLLLGNVAPLFSSFLTLFAMVGVIFFINVPLAIIAVSVIPPLFLLIRYSSSKLKKNWEQVKDKESRALSVLQEVLTSLRVVKAFGQEDGEEERFVRQSDTAVKEQIKVAWMAASFYLIVGLVFAIATALFIYLGARYVQQGKMTLGELTLMLAYLTQFFAPLQNISKIITDIQASMASIERVYALLDKEKEVKETSHAAHLLTAKGSFRFQQVSFGYAPQKQTLSGLSFEIRPGDRVGIMGSTGSGKSTLIGLLMRFYDPALGQIVLDGKDIRDYKLVDYRKQFSLVLQEPVLFSTSIYENIKYGKPEATETEIVEAAKAANAHEFILRCKEGYHTLVGERGMQLSGGERQRISIARAFIKNAPVLILDEPTSSLDVKTEAQIMEAMERLMKGRTTFMITHRLDTLKSCNVVLHLEKGQLVEAVRDGGSDFVEEKKKEFAFSA; translated from the coding sequence ATGAACCGCTCAACGTTTTTCACCTTCAGGCGCATCTGGTTGCAAGCCCGTCCATTTTGGGGGCAAATCGTCCTGCTTTTCTTTCTTAGCCTTTTGGCTACACCCATCGCCTTGCTAAAGCCATACGCCGTAAAACTGGTCATTGACAGCGCTTTCGGGCACGAGCCGCTTCCGGTTTTTATCCGCTTCTTTTTTGCCGAAGGGTACAAGTTTTCTTTTACGGCAATCATCTTCGCCGCCGCCGCGCTGGTTATCATTACGGCCCTTGCCGAAAACCTGCTCATGCTGGTAAACTGGGTGCTCACCACGTACACCGGCGAAAAGTTGGTGCTTCATTTTCGCACCCGGCTTTTCAACCACCTTCAACGGCTTTCGCTTGCCTATCACGATACGGCCGGAACCTCTGATTCGTTGTACCGCCTTCAATGGGATACGACGGGAATCAGAACGCTTCTGCTGGGTAATGTTGCGCCTTTGTTTTCCTCTTTCTTAACCTTGTTTGCCATGGTCGGCGTTATCTTTTTCATCAACGTTCCCCTGGCAATCATCGCAGTTTCTGTCATTCCTCCGCTCTTTCTTTTAATTCGCTATTCGTCTTCCAAACTCAAAAAAAATTGGGAGCAGGTAAAGGACAAGGAAAGCCGGGCTTTGTCGGTATTGCAGGAAGTACTCACATCACTTCGTGTGGTGAAAGCCTTTGGGCAGGAAGACGGGGAAGAAGAACGCTTTGTTCGTCAGTCCGACACGGCGGTGAAAGAGCAAATAAAAGTGGCCTGGATGGCGGCTTCGTTTTATCTCATAGTGGGGCTCGTGTTTGCAATAGCCACAGCCTTGTTCATTTACCTGGGCGCACGATACGTGCAGCAAGGAAAAATGACCCTGGGCGAGCTTACACTCATGCTGGCCTACCTCACACAGTTTTTTGCGCCGCTGCAAAACATCAGCAAAATCATCACCGACATACAGGCGTCCATGGCCAGCATCGAACGTGTCTATGCACTGCTAGACAAAGAGAAGGAGGTGAAAGAAACATCTCACGCCGCACACCTGTTAACGGCGAAAGGCAGCTTCCGGTTTCAGCAAGTCAGCTTCGGCTATGCACCGCAAAAGCAAACGCTTAGCGGCTTGTCGTTTGAGATCAGGCCGGGCGACCGCGTGGGCATCATGGGTTCTACGGGTTCGGGCAAGTCAACGCTCATTGGTTTGCTCATGCGGTTTTACGACCCGGCTTTGGGGCAGATTGTTTTGGACGGAAAAGACATCCGGGATTACAAACTGGTTGATTACCGCAAGCAGTTCAGCCTTGTGTTGCAGGAGCCGGTTTTGTTTTCGACTTCTATTTACGAAAACATCAAATACGGCAAGCCGGAGGCCACTGAAACCGAAATTGTGGAAGCGGCAAAAGCAGCCAACGCCCACGAATTTATTTTGCGTTGCAAAGAAGGCTATCATACGCTTGTGGGCGAAAGAGGAATGCAGTTGTCGGGCGGCGAACGCCAGCGCATTTCCATTGCACGTGCATTTATAAAAAATGCGCCGGTTCTTATTTTGGACGAACCAACGAGTTCTCTTGATGTAAAAACAGAAGCGCAGATTATGGAGGCGATGGAAAGGCTTATGAAAGGCCGCACAACGTTTATGATCACGCATCGTCTTGATACGCTCAAGTCCTGCAACGTTGTTCTGCATTTGGAAAAGGGGCAATTGGTAGAAGCCGTGCGTGACGGCGGAAGCGATTTTGTAGAAGAGAAGAAAAAAGAGTTCGCCTTCTCCGCGTAA
- a CDS encoding DUF3630 family protein: MSLTLRTTLGCTEAVIDGDGSLKRFYQIASILADELKAAFVNKEDDFDAISWDFQLQKYLLTLQYSIYSGITLFPTKTKDARKRDNEAVVQVANLLEGKLMSADMQGKAL; the protein is encoded by the coding sequence ATGAGCCTAACCCTTCGAACGACACTCGGTTGTACCGAAGCCGTTATAGACGGCGATGGCAGCTTGAAACGCTTCTATCAGATTGCTTCGATTCTGGCCGATGAACTGAAGGCCGCTTTTGTGAACAAAGAAGATGATTTTGACGCCATCAGTTGGGATTTTCAATTGCAGAAATATTTGCTGACGCTGCAATACAGCATTTACAGTGGCATCACGCTTTTTCCCACCAAAACAAAAGATGCCCGCAAGCGGGATAACGAGGCCGTGGTGCAAGTGGCCAATTTGCTGGAAGGAAAGTTAATGTCGGCGGATATGCAAGGGAAGGCACTTTAA
- a CDS encoding carboxymuconolactone decarboxylase family protein yields the protein MSDLINEFNDYREKMNEVILSKNNLVMKRLWNLDTNTYEDGALDKKTKEMLGLVASMVLRCDDCIKYHLGKCRELNVTTEQLYEIFAVANIVGGTIVIPHTRRAAEYWEALLNEKN from the coding sequence ATGAGCGATTTGATCAACGAATTCAACGACTACCGCGAGAAGATGAACGAGGTTATCCTAAGCAAGAACAACCTCGTCATGAAGCGCCTCTGGAACCTTGACACCAATACGTACGAAGACGGCGCACTTGATAAAAAAACAAAAGAAATGCTGGGCCTGGTGGCAAGCATGGTGCTGCGCTGCGACGATTGCATCAAGTACCACCTCGGCAAGTGCCGTGAACTAAACGTCACAACAGAGCAGTTGTACGAGATCTTCGCCGTAGCCAATATTGTCGGCGGCACCATCGTTATTCCGCACACACGCCGGGCAGCCGAGTATTGGGAGGCCCTGCTCAACGAGAAGAACTAA
- a CDS encoding glycosyltransferase, whose protein sequence is MNKLRIVVTGFIGLYPTGGVTWDYIQYPLGLKLLGHDVYYIEDTLQFPKYQKEGRQWNDATDSIEYLATVMNDFGLNDRWAYRDVATGNCYGLSINKVLEICRTADVFINVSASAFLREEYLSIPKRVLIDSDPMFTQIEYLQQKELNAGKSPYKMDFLVENHNYLFTFGENLGQVDCRVPSCGFHWHVTRQPVCLDHWQPAPLVESKSFTTVMNWSVSPDLVFGGTTWGQKNSEFERILGIPSRFPGLSFALMVSNMPLGKKDEVRNAGWHILDPLSAITTSADYKAFLASSAAEFSVAKQTYVKGNTGWFSCRSACYLALGKPVVTQETGWSKYLPSGEGLFAFYNFDSAAAAVAQVKERPAFHAKKARALAKEFFDSNKILSKLLEEINRSQTQKSTGDAFGLKAFDPQYT, encoded by the coding sequence ATGAACAAACTTCGAATCGTTGTAACCGGATTTATTGGCCTCTATCCCACAGGCGGCGTAACCTGGGATTACATTCAATACCCGCTTGGCTTAAAACTTCTGGGACACGACGTTTACTACATTGAAGACACGCTGCAGTTTCCTAAATACCAAAAAGAAGGCAGGCAATGGAACGATGCAACCGACAGCATTGAGTATTTGGCCACGGTCATGAACGACTTTGGCCTTAATGACCGCTGGGCCTACCGCGATGTGGCTACGGGGAACTGTTACGGATTATCCATCAACAAAGTATTGGAAATTTGCCGCACGGCCGATGTCTTTATAAACGTTTCTGCGTCGGCTTTTTTAAGAGAGGAATATTTGTCAATTCCCAAAAGAGTCCTCATTGATTCCGATCCCATGTTTACGCAGATCGAATACTTGCAGCAGAAAGAACTGAACGCCGGAAAAAGTCCGTATAAAATGGATTTTTTGGTAGAGAACCACAATTACCTTTTCACGTTCGGCGAAAATCTTGGGCAAGTGGATTGCCGCGTTCCTTCCTGTGGTTTTCATTGGCACGTTACCCGGCAACCCGTTTGCCTTGATCATTGGCAACCCGCACCGTTAGTCGAAAGCAAGTCTTTTACAACGGTGATGAATTGGTCTGTAAGTCCCGACTTGGTTTTTGGCGGTACAACCTGGGGGCAAAAAAATTCGGAATTCGAAAGGATCTTGGGAATACCGTCCCGCTTTCCCGGACTTTCTTTTGCGCTCATGGTTTCAAATATGCCGTTGGGCAAAAAAGACGAAGTGAGAAATGCAGGATGGCATATACTCGATCCGCTTTCCGCCATCACTACAAGTGCAGACTACAAGGCCTTTCTTGCTTCGTCGGCGGCCGAGTTTTCCGTTGCCAAGCAAACCTATGTAAAAGGAAACACCGGTTGGTTTAGTTGTCGTTCGGCCTGTTATCTGGCGCTGGGAAAGCCTGTCGTTACGCAAGAAACCGGCTGGTCAAAATACCTCCCGTCGGGCGAAGGACTTTTTGCATTTTATAACTTTGATTCGGCAGCGGCAGCCGTTGCGCAGGTAAAAGAAAGGCCGGCGTTTCATGCGAAAAAAGCAAGAGCGCTGGCCAAAGAATTTTTTGACAGCAACAAAATTCTGAGCAAGCTGCTTGAAGAAATCAACCGTTCGCAAACACAAAAATCAACCGGTGATGCTTTTGGTCTTAAAGCATTCGATCCGCAATACACATGA
- a CDS encoding glycosyltransferase, protein MHILVLGYIVRGPLGGMAWHHLQYVLGLKQAGHEVLFLEDSDDYPSCYNPERFETTTDPAYGLRFIETFFAKFDLQHHWAYFDAHGNRWFGQNRNRVFSFCQKADALLNLSGVNPLRDWHQNIPCRMLIDTDPAFTQIKHLTSETQMRLAKAHTHFFSFGENIGKDGCTVPDDGFDWLPTRQPVEMNAWPASPATSNAKWTTVMQWDSYTVREFEGKKFGMKSSSFDAYWHMPKRITDKIELALGSSSAPREKLAAQGWHITDPLPLSLTPQAYQSYIAGSKGEWSVAKEGYVSSNCGWFSERTLNYMASGKPVVVQDTGFSNFLPTGNGLLPFTGFEESVSAMENATADYKKHSVAAREIVAGYFEAGSVLRDLLARI, encoded by the coding sequence ATGCACATTTTGGTTTTGGGATACATTGTTCGCGGGCCGTTGGGCGGCATGGCCTGGCATCACTTACAATATGTGCTTGGTTTAAAACAAGCCGGGCACGAGGTTTTGTTTTTGGAAGACAGCGACGACTATCCTTCGTGCTACAATCCCGAACGTTTTGAAACGACGACCGACCCGGCTTACGGTTTACGTTTTATTGAAACCTTCTTTGCAAAATTTGATTTGCAGCATCACTGGGCTTATTTTGATGCACACGGCAACCGGTGGTTCGGCCAGAACCGCAACCGCGTTTTTTCCTTCTGCCAAAAGGCCGATGCCTTGCTGAACCTTTCGGGAGTAAATCCTTTGCGTGATTGGCACCAAAATATTCCGTGCCGGATGCTGATTGACACCGATCCTGCTTTTACCCAAATAAAACATCTGACCAGCGAGACGCAAATGCGTCTTGCCAAAGCACACACGCATTTTTTTTCATTTGGCGAGAATATTGGGAAAGACGGCTGCACTGTTCCAGATGATGGTTTTGATTGGTTGCCCACAAGACAGCCGGTGGAAATGAACGCATGGCCTGCAAGCCCAGCAACCTCCAACGCCAAATGGACAACTGTCATGCAATGGGATAGCTACACCGTGCGGGAATTTGAGGGGAAAAAATTTGGCATGAAGTCATCTTCGTTCGATGCTTATTGGCACATGCCAAAACGCATTACCGATAAAATTGAACTGGCATTGGGTAGCAGTTCAGCACCCAGGGAAAAACTTGCAGCCCAAGGTTGGCACATTACCGATCCATTGCCCTTATCACTGACGCCGCAAGCGTACCAAAGCTATATCGCCGGTTCGAAAGGAGAGTGGAGCGTAGCCAAAGAAGGATACGTGAGCAGCAACTGCGGCTGGTTCAGCGAACGCACCTTAAACTACATGGCTTCGGGAAAGCCGGTTGTGGTGCAGGATACGGGATTTTCGAATTTTTTACCAACGGGCAATGGCTTGTTGCCGTTTACCGGCTTTGAAGAATCAGTCAGTGCAATGGAAAATGCAACCGCCGATTACAAGAAACATTCAGTGGCAGCCCGGGAAATTGTTGCCGGCTATTTTGAAGCCGGCTCGGTCCTGCGGGACTTGTTGGCCCGCATCTAA
- a CDS encoding 2-oxoacid:ferredoxin oxidoreductase subunit beta: protein METATLNKAPLTAKDFATDQEVRWCPGCGDYSILAQVQKVMPTLGIPKENIAIISGIGCSSRFPYYMNVYGMHSIHGRATAIASGLKAARPDLSVWIVTGDGDSLSIGGNHTIHLLRRNFDVNVLLFNNQIYGLTKGQYSPTSEENKVTKSTPFGSIDHPFNPMALALGADATFIARSMDRDPKHLQAMLTRSYEHKGASFLEIYQNCNIFNDGAFETFTEKTSKADNAIFLEDGKPLIFGSNSDKGIKLDGFKPVVVDLNNGASADDLWVHDETDLYKAQILTRMFDDPKIEGHLPRPFGVFYQVSRPAYEEVLKKQIDWAKEKKPADLDKLLRGNEVWDIV from the coding sequence ATGGAAACCGCAACACTCAATAAAGCTCCGCTTACTGCCAAAGATTTTGCAACCGACCAGGAAGTGCGCTGGTGTCCCGGCTGCGGCGATTATTCTATTCTTGCCCAGGTGCAAAAAGTAATGCCTACGCTAGGCATTCCTAAAGAAAACATCGCCATCATTTCAGGCATTGGTTGTTCCTCTCGTTTTCCGTATTACATGAACGTGTACGGCATGCATTCCATTCACGGCCGCGCAACGGCCATTGCCAGCGGGTTAAAGGCGGCCCGTCCCGATTTAAGCGTGTGGATTGTAACCGGCGATGGCGATAGTCTGAGCATCGGCGGCAATCACACCATTCATTTGTTGCGCCGCAATTTTGATGTAAACGTTCTTCTTTTCAACAACCAGATTTACGGTTTAACCAAAGGACAATACTCACCTACATCGGAAGAAAACAAGGTGACAAAATCAACGCCTTTCGGTTCCATTGACCATCCCTTTAACCCGATGGCATTGGCATTGGGGGCCGACGCAACTTTTATTGCCCGCAGCATGGACCGAGACCCGAAACATTTGCAGGCCATGCTGACAAGATCTTACGAACACAAAGGCGCATCGTTTCTTGAAATATACCAGAACTGCAACATCTTTAACGACGGCGCTTTCGAAACCTTTACCGAAAAGACATCGAAGGCTGATAATGCTATTTTCCTGGAGGACGGCAAGCCGTTAATCTTTGGTTCTAACAGCGACAAAGGCATCAAACTCGATGGCTTTAAGCCCGTTGTGGTTGACCTTAATAACGGCGCTTCAGCAGATGATTTGTGGGTGCACGATGAAACGGATTTGTACAAAGCGCAAATCCTTACCCGCATGTTTGACGACCCCAAAATCGAAGGTCATTTGCCGCGACCCTTTGGCGTGTTCTACCAGGTTTCTCGTCCTGCGTACGAAGAAGTGCTAAAGAAGCAAATTGATTGGGCCAAAGAAAAAAAGCCAGCCGATCTGGACAAGCTCTTAAGAGGAAACGAGGTTTGGGATATTGTGTAA
- a CDS encoding glycosyltransferase yields the protein MKAKLTTRSSAAVCRPFVKGKFMYVADQKFYVKGVTYGTFAPDEKGLQFPSKEAVEKDFALMAKHGFNSVRTYTVPPKYLLDLALDYDLKVMVGLPWEQHLTFLDSVKQQKDILSRVREGVESCRQHPAILCFAVGNEIPATIVRWYGKEKIEGWIKKLYKVVKAADPESLVTYVNYPTTEYLDLRFLDFDCFNVYLETPQKLSAYIARLHNLSGDRPLVLAEIGLDSMRNGLQKQAEVLTWQIETIFGKGCAGMFVFAWTDQWWRGGFEIEDWDFGLVDRQRQCKPALEAVQAAMSHLPCRLDKWPFISVAVCSYNGSATIRDTMEALRMLDYPAFEVVVVNDGSTDNLADIVKEYPVRLISTANRGLSNARNTAAQHAKGEIIAYIDDDAYPDPHWLHYLAYAYATSNHAGIGGPNIAPEEDGAIAHCVANAPGGPVHVLSTDEIAEHIPGCNMSFRREVYLKVAGCDHIYRAAGDDVDLCWRIQEAGYTIGYHPSALVWHHRRNSFKAYWKQQKGYGKAESLLEGKWPQKYNGFGHLSWAGRIYGNGWTMALKTKKAKVFHGTWGSALFQSVYQPGDGLMNALPLMPEWYLMAALLGGISLLGILWSALLWALVPFTASILIIVAQAIYSAAKNTALPSMYRKSTYYLLIVALHIVQPVARLYGRIKFGLTPWRRRGAGWNWKYLFVFRNKTFLHWSEKWYSAEDYLTALEQGLIDQQVMAQRGGDFERWDLQAGNKLFTHVRCLLTVEEHGAGKQYVKIKSRVSFAFFCTAALLTMAALSSLSFLYQQWLVGTVFAFLAVAVLIKCTFEKSNVLHTLQLAVAGLPRQEVVPMKVVHKDNAGSVVLTQTREAKLIQLEQNEETAFEASGPKSLSSVHGV from the coding sequence ATGAAAGCAAAGCTTACAACCCGCTCGTCTGCAGCGGTCTGTCGTCCCTTTGTCAAGGGAAAATTTATGTACGTAGCCGACCAAAAATTTTATGTAAAAGGCGTTACGTACGGCACCTTTGCCCCCGATGAAAAAGGCCTTCAGTTTCCATCGAAAGAAGCAGTAGAAAAGGATTTCGCCCTGATGGCGAAACACGGCTTCAATTCGGTGCGTACCTACACGGTGCCGCCCAAATACTTGCTCGACCTGGCGCTGGATTACGACTTGAAAGTGATGGTGGGTTTGCCCTGGGAGCAGCACCTTACCTTTCTTGACTCTGTTAAACAGCAAAAAGACATTTTGAGCCGTGTGCGGGAAGGCGTTGAATCCTGCCGGCAACACCCGGCCATTCTTTGCTTTGCCGTAGGCAACGAGATACCCGCAACCATCGTGCGCTGGTACGGAAAAGAGAAGATAGAAGGATGGATTAAAAAGCTGTACAAAGTTGTAAAGGCCGCCGATCCCGAAAGCCTTGTTACTTACGTCAATTATCCCACAACCGAATACCTCGATCTGCGCTTTCTCGATTTCGACTGCTTCAACGTTTATTTGGAAACGCCCCAAAAATTAAGCGCCTACATTGCACGTCTGCACAACCTCTCGGGTGACCGCCCGCTGGTATTGGCTGAAATTGGATTGGACAGCATGCGCAACGGTTTGCAGAAACAAGCCGAAGTTTTAACGTGGCAGATAGAAACCATTTTTGGAAAAGGTTGCGCCGGCATGTTTGTATTTGCATGGACGGACCAATGGTGGCGCGGTGGTTTTGAAATTGAAGACTGGGATTTTGGTTTGGTTGACCGACAGCGACAGTGTAAACCTGCCCTGGAGGCCGTGCAAGCGGCCATGAGCCATTTACCCTGCCGCCTGGATAAATGGCCTTTTATTTCTGTGGCCGTTTGTTCGTATAACGGTAGCGCCACCATCCGCGATACGATGGAAGCTCTCAGGATGCTGGACTACCCGGCTTTTGAAGTGGTAGTAGTGAACGACGGTTCAACGGACAATCTTGCTGACATCGTAAAGGAATACCCGGTTCGCTTAATCTCTACTGCTAACCGGGGATTGAGTAATGCACGCAACACCGCGGCGCAACACGCAAAAGGCGAAATCATTGCTTACATTGACGACGATGCCTATCCCGACCCGCACTGGCTGCATTACCTCGCTTATGCCTACGCCACTTCGAACCATGCAGGCATTGGCGGGCCAAACATTGCTCCCGAAGAAGACGGCGCAATTGCGCATTGCGTAGCCAATGCCCCCGGTGGTCCGGTGCACGTTTTAAGTACTGATGAAATTGCCGAGCACATTCCCGGCTGCAACATGTCGTTCCGCCGCGAGGTGTATTTAAAAGTCGCCGGCTGCGATCACATTTACCGCGCAGCCGGCGATGATGTGGACCTTTGCTGGCGCATACAGGAAGCGGGTTATACCATCGGCTATCATCCCTCGGCACTCGTCTGGCATCACCGCAGAAACTCGTTTAAAGCATATTGGAAACAACAAAAAGGGTACGGCAAGGCTGAATCTTTACTGGAAGGAAAATGGCCGCAGAAATACAACGGCTTCGGGCACCTGTCCTGGGCCGGCCGCATTTACGGCAACGGCTGGACGATGGCCCTGAAAACGAAAAAGGCAAAGGTCTTTCACGGCACATGGGGAAGCGCTTTGTTTCAATCGGTTTACCAGCCGGGCGACGGCTTAATGAATGCTTTGCCGCTGATGCCCGAATGGTATTTGATGGCGGCGCTTTTGGGCGGCATCAGTTTGCTGGGCATCTTATGGTCTGCTTTGCTTTGGGCCCTTGTTCCTTTTACTGCTTCGATTTTGATCATTGTGGCGCAGGCAATTTACAGCGCGGCCAAAAACACGGCGCTTCCAAGCATGTACCGAAAGTCAACGTATTATTTGCTGATTGTTGCGCTGCACATTGTACAACCCGTGGCGCGGCTTTATGGACGCATTAAATTCGGCTTAACGCCTTGGCGCAGGCGGGGCGCGGGTTGGAACTGGAAGTATTTGTTTGTGTTTCGCAACAAAACTTTTCTTCACTGGTCGGAGAAATGGTATTCGGCCGAAGACTACCTGACGGCGCTTGAACAGGGATTGATAGACCAGCAAGTAATGGCGCAGCGCGGCGGCGACTTTGAACGCTGGGATCTTCAGGCAGGCAACAAGCTTTTTACGCACGTTCGCTGCCTGCTTACCGTCGAAGAACACGGCGCGGGTAAGCAATACGTGAAAATTAAAAGCAGGGTTTCCTTTGCTTTCTTCTGTACGGCTGCCCTGCTGACGATGGCTGCCCTTTCTTCGCTTTCTTTTTTGTATCAACAATGGCTTGTCGGTACTGTGTTTGCGTTTCTTGCGGTGGCCGTCTTAATAAAATGCACTTTTGAGAAATCGAACGTTTTGCACACGCTTCAGCTGGCGGTTGCAGGCCTGCCCCGGCAGGAAGTTGTGCCGATGAAAGTGGTACACAAAGACAATGCAGGAAGCGTTGTCTTAACCCAGACCAGGGAAGCAAAACTGATTCAATTGGAACAGAATGAAGAAACCGCTTTTGAAGCAAGCGGGCCGAAAAGTTTGAGTTCTGTTCACGGTGTTTAA